The following proteins are co-located in the Gemmatimonadota bacterium genome:
- a CDS encoding NAD-dependent malic enzyme, producing MKAHPSAQFSATLRVRLENQPGTFGRLAGAIGDAGGLLDAIDLVRVERGTKIRDVTVLAADAAHVEEIVEAARHVPGIEVLHVSDRTFLLHLGGKIEIALRAPLKTRDDLSMAYTPGVARVSSAIAEDVSKVWNLTVKQNMVAVVSDGSAVLGLGDIGAEAALPVMEGKAMLFK from the coding sequence ATGAAGGCCCATCCATCGGCGCAGTTCAGCGCCACGCTCCGCGTCCGCCTCGAGAACCAGCCCGGGACGTTCGGCCGGCTCGCCGGCGCGATCGGCGACGCGGGCGGGTTGCTCGACGCGATCGACCTCGTCCGCGTCGAGCGCGGGACGAAGATCCGCGACGTGACCGTGCTCGCGGCCGACGCCGCGCACGTCGAGGAGATCGTGGAAGCCGCTCGCCACGTGCCCGGCATCGAGGTCTTGCACGTCTCCGACCGCACGTTCCTGCTCCACCTGGGCGGCAAGATCGAGATCGCATTGCGGGCGCCGCTGAAGACGCGCGACGACCTCTCGATGGCCTACACGCCGGGTGTCGCGCGTGTGTCCTCCGCGATTGCCGAGGACGTGTCGAAGGTGTGGAACCTGACCGTGAAGCAGAACATGGTCGCCGTCGTCAGCGACGGGAGCGCGGTGCTCGGGCTGGGCGACATCGGCGCGGAGGCGGCGCTGCCCGTGATGGAGGGCAAGGCGATGCTCTTCAAGG